CTGTCTCTTTTGATCCCAAAATTTGTTCTCCAAAAAGTGCAACTGCTGGTTGCCTTTCAGGGATCTTACGTCGAATTCTTTGTTCCAGGACTCTCCCGACACACCCTTCCGATCACATTACAGAGTCTAATTCAGTAGCCAGTTGGAACAAACCACAACAGTTCAGTGATGCTTCCAAGGTCACTCCTGGGATTGTTGCTAGGCTGATGGGGTTGGATTCCTTGCCTGAAACCACCTTGCTTAACACTCAATTTCCTCCCAATTCAATTGCAAGAAGCCGGTCCATGAATTCAGCTGATTATAAGCAAGATACTGTTTCCATCCATGGAAAGCATAAACGAGTCAACTCTACACTGTCTTTCCGAGACATGCCTACTTACTTTGAGCTAGAAAATGAAGAATTTTTCGTGCTCAGCTTTGAGAAGGGAAGCGAAAGGAAAGAGCTGAGATCCAAACAAAGGAAATGTAAAGGAGGCGGCGGAGAATTGAAGCAAAGAAAAGAAGCCAAGGAAAATATGGTGGAGAAAGTTGCTGGGAAAAAGAACAAGGACGAGCAAGCTAGCAAAAGGGTTTTGAATGTGTTGGATGAGGAGAAGCTGAACAGGAGAATTGTTGAGAAGCCTAATCAGGAAATAGCCAAATGCAGGGAAGTTAATGATTTGTGCTTGGAGAAACCAAGTGTTGCCAAAAAGGGTCTGGAGAGCTCTAAATGTTTGGAGAAGAAAGGAACAGTTCCTGATGGAGCAAAAccgaggaagaaaaagaagaaattacaaCATCCAGGGGCTCAAAATGTAGAGCCTGAATGCAGCTCAGAAGATTCGAGCCCTGTTTCTGTTCTTGTTTTTGATCAATTCATCATTAATCATGATGTTCCTACATCAGGTTGGTGCTTCTCTATTCTGTGTATACGTTTATATTTACGTTCATTCTTTTTAAAACTGAACTTCGAATTTATTTGTAACAGAGGAAGATTCAAAAGCAGCAGAAGGGTCAAACCCAAGAAGGAAATTATCTCCAGACCTGGAAAATTATGGGTGCAAAACTCCTTGTAATGATGGTAATTTGACGGAAGATGATCCAAGGGAAAACAGCACTCAAGTAAAAAACTTGGAATCGAGGAAAAAAGATTGCCACGGTGAGAAAAACTTGGAAGGTTGGGATTCAATTTGCAGGGTGATTGAAGCTGAGGTAGGTAAAGCAAGTTGGTTATGCTCTAACAATGAACAACTTGAAGATATTACTACAGATTTTGGATCAAAAATTTTGGACCACTTGTTAGATGAGCTTGTAATTCAACTTCATGGAATTATCCCATGAAGAATTTGAACTTGTAAAAGTAAAGTAGTGAAGCCAGGCCTTGTAAATTATTTCCAATTGCAAAATCCTATAGTCAAAGATATACAGCCCTCTACTctcttctttcaaaattttctgtCAAATCTTGCCTCACTTTCTCAACtaaatatgatttaaaattatttgacatGAAAGATGTGGCTGAcagcaatatatatatgtatatatatcctGAAATTATCCAATTTCAGCATAACAATTAATTCTAGTAttaaattaccatataagaaGCTGGTCTAAATCCTTGAACATGAGTTTGAGGGTTAGAAGAATACTTTTCTAACCGGCAACCTTGGACCAATGTTTTGGTGCTGTATTAAATTACAAATAACCCTGtagattaataaaataatcagATTGCATGCAATGCCGGCTGCAGAAGTCATGGGATGGCCCGCCCTGGAATCTggattaacaatttttttagtaTTCCTTTTACTAACAACAGTTTTCTTGGATCAACATTTGACTAAAACATTCTCCTATTTTCGCAGAGAAAGCAAAACTTCTCATGCAAAATTTgaataagaattttttatttgttacatGAATATCAAGTgttctttcttatttttaaaataaaatgtaacactatcgaatttaacaaaaaaaccaATTTACCGAATTTAACaagtaaagataaaatttaaaattaaaaggcaattaaaattttaaaaataaaacctttatttatttttatgtatgcataaaaatctttatttttgtcTGAAAGAAGTGTTTCTCGTTCCCCTAGGCTTCCAGTGCCCTTTTCCACTACCAAGAATAAGAAAAAAGTTTAAGTGAGGGGCGGGGAGGAAAATAAGCCGAACACACTTTGGGCTGCCTTTTTAACTTAGTGCTCAAACAGTACGAACCCACTTTGAATCATGGAATCAATGAACCTCTCTCACCTTTTGAAATGCCAAAAAGTAGGATTTCAGATTTCAAAAAGTTGATAGCTCCATCACATTGTAAAGATAGAATGAAGTACTACAGTGGGGAATCAATCTCTCATTTTATGTGCTTTGTGTTGTAAAGAAATCAAACTCTCAATTTCCTTGGCAGCCGAAGATAGAATGGTGGGTGGGTTTGATTTGCAAAGAGATTCAACAATATCAGAAGATGTAAAAGGATAATCAAGTTTTTAACagaaaaatagatatataaattaaataatgcaGTAGTTTTTGATACATAAAATATGAACAAGCCCCCACCAAAAGAAAATACACTAAAAGAATCAGTGCTGCGCTTGCTTCCCTTTGCAAATTGAAATGAAAGTGTTGAACATTGGCCTAAGTATCCTCTCCTGCTTTAGACCGACCTATCCAAGTAAACCCAATATTGTGACAAAAAAGAATAACAGATATTATTCTTGAGAACCTCAGAGTAGGTTTGGCAGAAACCTTTTTCTTCTGCTCACCTTGTATTCTCTCCTGGTCCATTTCATTCCAATTACAGATGCGGagtatttgataaaaattcaaacaaatggggaaaaatacaaaaactaGTTAAAGGTTAACTTAGGAGATAATGGTGGGGATAGCCTTGTGCTTTTAGGCCACCATCTGTTTCTGGTCCATGTACAATTGCTCCACCCAAGCAGGGAGCATCTCCGCGCCCCCAGGGTTACGATGACACTGCTCCTCCTCAAAACTTAACTGCCCGGCAGGAGGAGGGTCCACCACCAGAGACTGGACCCATGACACATCAGGCTCATCTGTAGTTGATGATATAGAACGAGGGGCATTTCCCAAATTGCTGCCACTGCTCCGGAACCCGAAGGAAGCAGATTTTCTTAGTTTGTTTAGCTCTTCTCCCTGTATGCCCCAGTCTAGTTTGCCATCGGGGGAACCCCAATCTGATAGGTTGGAAGGCATTGCACTTGCAGAAGAAGCTGGCGAAGACAGCCCTGAATGACGATTTACAGCAGTACGCTCGATAAAGCTCTGGCTACGCTTTGCAAAGGCAGATGACCTTGAACTTAAAACTGCAGCTGCAGACGGCCCAGATGGATCGATCCCAAAGGATGAAGAAGCCCTCACTGGAGAGGATGGTAGGTTGGTCGGGTAGCTAGCCCTGAGCTGCTGGTTAATATTCTGGCGCGTATGAACTCCAGTGGGAGATTGCAGCTGAGATGCTGCAGCATCAAGCGAGAGTCCTTGTATTTGTGGCATAATACTAGGATCAAGAGAGCCAAAAATATCATCAAGGTTAGTTGGCTTCACCCCTCCAAATCTATTTAGTTCACCAGTTCGGTCACCAGCGGCAGAAAATGCTGTAGAATTGTTCCAGCTGGTTGGGGAGGAAAGGCCAGATATCTCATCAATTAACTGTTGCTGCTGCTGGCGGCGGCGACGACATTCCAGCCCCAGTAGTTCCATGTCTAAATCCATATCCCGAGCACTAAGTGTAG
The genomic region above belongs to Gossypium hirsutum isolate 1008001.06 chromosome D05, Gossypium_hirsutum_v2.1, whole genome shotgun sequence and contains:
- the LOC107906630 gene encoding uncharacterized protein produces the protein MKLLSSSPSVSSSTSSAVSFDPKICSPKSATAGCLSGILRRILCSRTLPTHPSDHITESNSVASWNKPQQFSDASKVTPGIVARLMGLDSLPETTLLNTQFPPNSIARSRSMNSADYKQDTVSIHGKHKRVNSTLSFRDMPTYFELENEEFFVLSFEKGSERKELRSKQRKCKGGGGELKQRKEAKENMVEKVAGKKNKDEQASKRVLNVLDEEKLNRRIVEKPNQEIAKCREVNDLCLEKPSVAKKGLESSKCLEKKGTVPDGAKPRKKKKKLQHPGAQNVEPECSSEDSSPVSVLVFDQFIINHDVPTSEEDSKAAEGSNPRRKLSPDLENYGCKTPCNDGNLTEDDPRENSTQVKNLESRKKDCHGEKNLEGWDSICRVIEAEVGKASWLCSNNEQLEDITTDFGSKILDHLLDELVIQLHGIIP